A genome region from Opitutaceae bacterium includes the following:
- a CDS encoding RraA family protein, producing the protein MNESSCTLSHSELLELKRWNTPTIYNGWEQITRCNAANEGFNREETRDFIPQMGPMVGYAITVIVEPSKAEHLRARPNAWSEYRRYVADQRKPGIVVVQDRDKPAVHGAFWGEVNSNIHRSLGCVGTICDGGIRDLDEMNNAGFKAIARRLCVGHAYSCPVEWGVPVDVFGTRILPGQLIHADKHGFLAVPFGEEGALLEAARFMDSNECRTLIPAARGEAGRTLRQICDDIDAAGAKFGANAREKFNRRGEW; encoded by the coding sequence ATGAACGAATCATCCTGCACCCTTTCGCACAGCGAATTGCTGGAGCTCAAGCGTTGGAACACACCGACCATCTACAACGGTTGGGAGCAGATAACCCGCTGCAATGCCGCAAACGAAGGGTTCAATCGCGAGGAGACCCGCGATTTCATTCCACAGATGGGCCCGATGGTGGGTTACGCGATCACCGTCATTGTGGAGCCAAGCAAGGCCGAGCATCTCCGGGCAAGGCCCAACGCATGGAGTGAATACCGTCGCTATGTTGCAGATCAGCGGAAACCCGGAATAGTTGTGGTCCAGGACAGGGACAAACCCGCGGTGCACGGAGCCTTCTGGGGCGAGGTCAACAGCAACATCCATCGATCGCTTGGATGCGTCGGGACAATTTGCGATGGCGGAATCCGCGACCTTGATGAGATGAACAACGCTGGATTCAAGGCGATTGCGCGGCGCCTGTGCGTTGGGCATGCCTATTCGTGTCCAGTGGAATGGGGGGTGCCGGTGGATGTTTTTGGGACCAGGATTCTTCCGGGTCAGCTGATACATGCTGACAAGCACGGATTTCTGGCTGTTCCGTTCGGAGAGGAAGGCGCGCTGCTTGAGGCCGCTCGCTTCATGGACAGCAATGAATGTCGAACGCTCATTCCAGCAGCACGCGGTGAAGCAGGCCGGACTCTCCGCCAGATCTGTGACGACATCGATGCCGCCGGGGCGAAATTTGGCGCGAACGCGCGGGAAAAATTCAACCGCCGGGGGGAATGGTGA
- a CDS encoding alpha/beta fold hydrolase, producing the protein MVTIDSLPPDVRALYPFTPSVFTTPHGARMSYLDEGPRGDEAVVMLHGNPTWSFFYRNAVVALRSRWRCLVPDHIGMGLSDKPEDYPYTLATRIADLEGLLDGLGINRINLVVHDWGGAIGFGLAVKNPARIGRIVILNTAAFRSQRIPRRIALCRSRPFGTWLVRGLNGFAGPAASMAMHARRLTAAERRGYLLPYNSWANRVAVDAFVKDIPLERGHVSHSTLQEVENGLSQFRSHSVSIVWGGKDFCFNRHFLEEWKGFLPQARVTLLRDAGHYVLDDGGEAASQRLIEGLIPADQKTGDSTGGA; encoded by the coding sequence ATGGTGACGATCGATTCGCTTCCTCCGGACGTGCGCGCGCTGTACCCGTTCACGCCTTCCGTGTTCACCACGCCTCATGGCGCGCGCATGAGCTACCTGGACGAAGGCCCCCGCGGCGACGAGGCCGTCGTGATGCTGCACGGGAATCCGACCTGGTCGTTCTTCTACCGCAATGCCGTAGTGGCGCTCCGATCGCGCTGGCGCTGTCTGGTGCCGGATCACATCGGCATGGGCCTGTCTGACAAGCCGGAGGACTATCCCTACACGCTCGCCACCCGCATCGCCGACCTTGAGGGGCTTTTGGATGGGCTGGGCATCAATCGAATCAACCTGGTCGTTCACGACTGGGGCGGGGCGATCGGTTTCGGGCTGGCGGTGAAGAACCCTGCGCGCATTGGCCGTATTGTGATTCTGAATACAGCTGCGTTCCGCTCGCAACGCATTCCCAGGCGCATAGCCTTGTGTCGCTCGCGACCCTTTGGCACCTGGCTGGTCCGCGGCCTGAACGGCTTCGCCGGCCCGGCCGCAAGCATGGCCATGCACGCCCGGCGCCTGACGGCCGCTGAAAGACGGGGATACCTCCTGCCGTACAACTCCTGGGCCAATCGCGTGGCGGTGGACGCCTTCGTGAAGGACATCCCGCTCGAACGGGGCCACGTTTCCCATTCCACGCTTCAGGAGGTCGAAAACGGCCTTTCCCAGTTCCGTTCCCATTCCGTGAGCATCGTGTGGGGAGGAAAGGATTTCTGCTTCAACCGGCACTTCCTGGAAGAATGGAAGGGATTCCTTCCGCAAGCCAGAGTCACGTTGCTGCGGGATGCCGGACATTACGTCTTGGACGATGGAGGTGAGGCCGCCAGCCAGCGCCTGATCGAAGGATTGATTCCTGCGGATCAGAAAACAGGAGACTCAACCGGAGGAGCATGA
- a CDS encoding exo-alpha-sialidase — protein sequence MILLQSRTLLILVAAIISCGAVRSAGELPGAPSLLAIPGIEKRIIVGATNVAPKNGEQTVIRLRNGQLLLLWSEFLRTDLLPPAERPPPSPLRRSPTGDDGYARISAMTSADGGGSWSRPWVAVDDKDALVNCISPGLTRLRDGRLLLAYSWRSGGTDKRNYGNCAKMVRTSSDEGKTWSECTRITPDNGEYNTGCHDRAVTLDNGRVIVQCHTIFPPAIARPGPGYRSTCMGTYFAYSDDDGKTWERSAVTLDPIAGHGGRFEEAGFVQRVDGSLVQFIRNWHGQSFISESTDRGTTWSAPRPSGVFSALAPTIAVRLPDSSDLLMIWNPTWNPEARIAGIRSVLACAVSRDGGRTWGLPKALETNPDQWAEYPGVTFDGDVALVHYRVFSLDRNRCDLVQARVPVSWFR from the coding sequence ATGATTCTGCTTCAGTCTCGAACCCTGTTGATCCTTGTCGCCGCAATCATTTCTTGCGGTGCCGTTCGATCTGCAGGCGAGCTGCCCGGCGCCCCCAGTCTCCTGGCGATTCCAGGCATTGAGAAACGAATCATTGTTGGTGCAACCAATGTCGCGCCGAAGAATGGTGAGCAAACGGTGATACGGCTCAGAAACGGCCAGTTGCTGCTGCTTTGGTCGGAGTTTCTCCGCACGGACCTGCTTCCGCCCGCGGAACGTCCGCCGCCCTCGCCCCTGCGCCGCAGTCCGACCGGCGACGACGGTTATGCGCGCATCAGCGCAATGACTTCTGCGGATGGTGGAGGGTCCTGGTCGAGGCCCTGGGTGGCGGTCGATGACAAGGATGCGCTTGTGAACTGCATTTCACCAGGCCTCACACGTCTCAGGGACGGTCGATTGCTCCTGGCCTATTCATGGAGGAGCGGCGGAACTGACAAAAGGAACTACGGCAATTGCGCGAAGATGGTCCGCACTTCCTCTGACGAGGGAAAAACATGGTCGGAGTGCACTCGCATTACGCCGGACAATGGGGAATACAACACCGGTTGCCACGACCGTGCGGTCACCTTGGACAACGGACGTGTGATTGTCCAATGTCACACGATATTCCCACCAGCGATCGCGCGGCCGGGACCCGGCTACCGTTCGACATGCATGGGAACCTACTTCGCCTATTCCGACGATGACGGGAAAACTTGGGAGCGCAGTGCGGTCACCCTCGATCCAATCGCCGGTCATGGAGGCCGCTTTGAGGAGGCCGGATTCGTGCAGCGAGTGGATGGGTCCCTCGTCCAGTTCATCCGCAACTGGCACGGTCAGTCGTTCATCTCCGAATCAACTGACCGCGGCACAACATGGAGCGCACCCAGGCCTTCAGGCGTTTTCAGCGCGCTGGCGCCTACCATTGCCGTCCGTCTCCCCGACTCCTCCGATCTTCTCATGATCTGGAATCCCACTTGGAATCCCGAAGCCAGAATTGCGGGCATCCGATCTGTTCTGGCATGCGCAGTGAGCCGGGACGGCGGGCGAACATGGGGGCTGCCAAAAGCGCTTGAAACCAATCCGGATCAATGGGCCGAGTATCCGGGGGTTACATTCGACGGAGACGTCGCGTTGGTCCACTACCGGGTCTTCTCGCTTGATCGAAACCGATGCGACCTCGTTCAGGCCAGGGTTCCTGTATCCTGGTTCCGCTAA
- a CDS encoding 3-oxoacyl-ACP synthase III — protein MRFEHTCIESLATALPTEVLTSAEIERRLQPLYQRLNLPEGRLELMTGIRERRVWAKGTLPSDASAQAGRAALARSGVRPEQIDLFIHSAVCRDMLEPATSSFAHRKIGLPAHTQIFDLSNACLGFLNALTVAGSMIEAGQIRCALIVAGENGRPLVEQTLATLLERPLTRNEIKPYFANLTIGSGAVAAVVCHRSLLVGGRGAHRLVGGVARAATAHSELCKGDTHGADSLAMQTDSERLLDAGVALARETWDEFRRVVDTDPADFSRYICHQVGSTHRRRLYETLGLDLAKDFSTFETLGNMGSVSLPATLAAAIEAGEVGPGQRVALLGIGSGLNCLMLALEW, from the coding sequence ATGCGCTTCGAACACACCTGCATTGAGTCTTTGGCGACAGCCCTGCCGACGGAGGTGCTGACCTCCGCGGAGATCGAGCGCCGCCTGCAGCCGTTGTACCAGCGGCTCAATTTGCCCGAGGGAAGGCTCGAGCTGATGACGGGCATACGCGAGCGAAGAGTCTGGGCAAAGGGAACACTGCCTTCCGACGCCAGCGCACAGGCGGGGCGCGCAGCGCTCGCGCGCTCGGGTGTGCGGCCCGAACAGATCGACCTCTTCATTCACAGTGCGGTGTGCCGCGACATGCTCGAGCCGGCCACCTCCTCTTTCGCTCATCGGAAGATCGGCCTTCCGGCACACACTCAGATTTTTGATCTTTCCAACGCCTGCCTGGGCTTTCTCAACGCACTCACCGTGGCGGGAAGCATGATCGAGGCGGGGCAGATCCGCTGCGCGTTGATTGTCGCCGGCGAGAACGGACGCCCGCTGGTGGAGCAGACTCTTGCCACTCTGCTCGAACGTCCGCTGACGCGAAACGAAATAAAACCGTATTTCGCCAACCTGACGATCGGCTCGGGTGCGGTCGCGGCGGTGGTCTGCCACCGGTCGCTGCTGGTTGGTGGTCGCGGTGCGCACCGTCTGGTCGGGGGCGTGGCCCGGGCGGCCACGGCGCACAGCGAACTCTGCAAGGGCGACACTCATGGGGCCGACTCGCTGGCCATGCAGACGGATTCAGAGCGGCTGCTGGACGCAGGCGTGGCCCTGGCAAGGGAAACCTGGGATGAATTCCGCCGGGTCGTGGACACAGACCCCGCGGATTTTTCGCGATACATCTGCCACCAGGTGGGAAGCACGCACCGGCGCAGGCTGTACGAGACGCTCGGCCTCGATCTGGCGAAAGATTTCTCCACCTTTGAAACCCTTGGCAACATGGGCTCGGTGTCGCTTCCGGCGACGCTCGCCGCGGCCATCGAAGCCGGTGAAGTCGGGCCGGGGCAGCGGGTGGCACTGCTGGGAATCGGAAGCGGACTGAACTGCCTCATGCTCGCGCTCGAATGGTGA
- a CDS encoding sulfatase, whose amino-acid sequence MTLFFKRTALSILSLCALSAAAAHLLASTDTAPATARPNVLFVIIDDHGANLHDVFQRSQVHTPNLQRLARRSTWFTHAYVDAPACGPSRTAFLTGMHAFRSGVYYNEQAYRRTKAPVSRVTTLPGQFLANGYLTAGYGKIAHNRFLEDDVGDYTPGYYKMLNRPADVTYTDKALLREVIPGTLVKAWVDNWSWGVLPDDWDRADSTKLQQDTEEANRVIALLGRKNAAPFFVALGFWKPHVSWTVAQRYFDKYPLDAIELPAGYLENDLDDVPMPARWLALHRGEHEFILSHGLWKKCLQAYYASISYVDEQIGRVLDALDRSAYRDNTIVVFLSDNGWHSGEKNHWSKFYLSELACRVALSIHVPGRPAQVCDTPVSALDLYPTLLSLAGLPRPKTHRLDGVDLSSLLADGSRERGSPVLSTFGPGCHSVRNARYRYTRYRNGDEELYDHSNDPNEWHNLAADKSLAAIRRALADWIPDKDAPEIEFDVPRGSKQAMNVWSEEAFR is encoded by the coding sequence ATGACGCTTTTTTTCAAGCGAACAGCGCTTTCGATTCTCAGCCTCTGTGCGCTGTCTGCTGCCGCAGCCCACCTGCTCGCCTCGACTGATACCGCGCCCGCCACCGCGCGCCCAAACGTCCTCTTTGTCATCATCGACGATCACGGTGCAAATCTTCACGATGTGTTCCAGCGCTCCCAAGTGCACACACCAAACCTGCAACGGCTCGCCCGGCGAAGCACCTGGTTCACGCACGCCTATGTCGATGCTCCGGCATGCGGCCCCTCGCGCACGGCGTTCCTGACAGGGATGCACGCGTTTCGATCCGGCGTCTACTACAACGAACAGGCCTACAGACGAACCAAGGCACCGGTGTCACGGGTGACGACGCTTCCCGGCCAGTTCCTGGCCAATGGATATCTCACCGCCGGCTACGGCAAGATCGCTCACAACAGGTTTTTGGAGGACGATGTCGGCGACTATACGCCCGGTTACTACAAGATGCTCAACCGGCCGGCAGACGTCACATACACCGACAAGGCGCTGCTGCGGGAGGTCATCCCAGGAACACTGGTCAAGGCTTGGGTTGACAATTGGTCGTGGGGCGTCCTGCCGGATGATTGGGATCGCGCAGACTCCACGAAGCTGCAGCAGGACACGGAAGAAGCCAACCGAGTCATCGCCCTGCTGGGCCGGAAGAATGCTGCACCGTTTTTTGTCGCTCTTGGTTTCTGGAAACCGCATGTCTCGTGGACTGTCGCCCAGCGCTATTTCGACAAATATCCCCTCGACGCCATTGAGCTTCCGGCAGGATACCTCGAGAACGATCTTGACGATGTGCCAATGCCAGCTCGCTGGCTCGCCCTGCACAGAGGTGAGCATGAATTCATCCTGAGCCACGGCCTCTGGAAGAAGTGCCTGCAGGCCTACTATGCCTCCATCTCTTACGTGGATGAGCAGATCGGCCGGGTGCTCGATGCCCTTGATCGGAGCGCGTATCGCGACAACACCATCGTGGTCTTTCTTTCGGACAACGGCTGGCACAGCGGCGAAAAGAACCACTGGTCAAAGTTCTATCTCTCCGAGCTGGCCTGCCGCGTCGCTCTTTCCATTCATGTCCCGGGTCGCCCCGCCCAGGTTTGCGACACGCCTGTGAGCGCGCTGGACCTGTACCCCACGCTTCTCAGCCTTGCCGGTCTTCCGCGGCCTAAGACACACAGGCTCGACGGAGTTGACCTGTCGTCGCTCCTTGCAGATGGCAGCCGTGAGCGGGGCAGTCCGGTGCTGTCGACATTCGGGCCTGGCTGCCACTCGGTGCGAAATGCTCGCTATCGCTATACGCGATACCGCAACGGTGACGAAGAACTTTACGATCACAGCAACGATCCCAATGAATGGCACAATCTTGCCGCTGACAAGAGCCTGGCCGCGATCAGGCGCGCTCTCGCCGATTGGATACCTGACAAGGATGCTCCGGAAATTGAGTTCGACGTTCCTCGCGGCTCCAAGCAGGCGATGAACGTGTGGTCCGAGGAGGCCTTTCGATGA
- a CDS encoding sulfatase, whose translation MLFSALLLAVASHKVAAAIPQDILFIQADDLGWSDLGCYGNAHVRTPAIDHLAATGMRFTQAYAGAPVCTPSRAATITGLHAARLHCTGQASYRGDDSPSRVFASLDFKTHFPAGTPTLARTLHASGYDTIILGKWGFDDNPTDHGFSEIFSGPDRVLMERTVELLSHTAQRPRLIYLNFSRPHIPLRPDPALLAKYENAADNVSRRESNPAYAAVIEEIDGDVGRILDALDRKSAAARTLVIFTSDNGGYLGTEEETITSNAPLREGKASLYEGGVRVPLIMRFPGMIAPGSLCTAPVHAVEWHATIAELAGLGIPPGLDGGSFAGLLQGGDHGTRPAMFWHFPHYRRTRPGIAGSPSSSMREGDWKLMHFYEDDHVELYDLASDPSETHDLASRFPMRAAALRARLDSWRTQVGAQPPVRKSRGTLPMDR comes from the coding sequence ATGCTTTTCTCCGCATTGCTGCTCGCTGTCGCATCGCACAAGGTCGCGGCGGCTATTCCACAGGATATTCTTTTCATTCAAGCCGACGACCTCGGCTGGAGCGACCTTGGCTGCTATGGGAACGCTCATGTCCGCACGCCGGCGATAGATCATCTGGCGGCAACTGGCATGCGCTTCACTCAGGCGTATGCGGGAGCTCCGGTATGCACGCCCTCCAGGGCCGCCACGATCACCGGATTGCATGCCGCGCGACTGCATTGCACGGGGCAGGCTTCCTATCGTGGAGACGACTCCCCGAGCCGAGTGTTCGCATCCCTAGACTTCAAGACCCACTTTCCAGCAGGCACTCCGACACTGGCACGCACTTTGCACGCCAGTGGCTACGATACCATCATTCTCGGCAAGTGGGGGTTCGACGACAACCCGACGGACCACGGGTTCTCAGAGATTTTTTCCGGCCCGGATCGAGTGTTGATGGAGCGCACCGTGGAGCTCCTGTCCCACACGGCACAACGACCTCGCCTCATCTACCTCAATTTTTCCCGGCCGCACATCCCTTTGCGACCCGATCCAGCCTTGCTCGCAAAATATGAGAATGCAGCGGACAACGTCAGCCGGCGTGAAAGCAATCCAGCCTACGCCGCGGTCATTGAAGAAATCGATGGCGATGTTGGGCGGATTCTGGATGCCTTGGATCGCAAATCCGCCGCAGCGCGCACTTTGGTCATCTTCACTTCGGACAATGGTGGATACCTTGGCACGGAAGAAGAAACCATCACGTCCAATGCGCCGTTGCGGGAAGGAAAGGCCAGCCTCTACGAAGGAGGAGTGCGCGTACCTCTGATCATGCGGTTTCCGGGAATGATAGCACCGGGGTCGTTGTGCACTGCGCCGGTTCATGCAGTGGAGTGGCACGCAACAATTGCTGAACTCGCTGGCCTCGGGATTCCGCCAGGGCTCGACGGAGGGAGTTTTGCCGGACTTCTCCAAGGGGGCGATCACGGCACCCGTCCAGCAATGTTCTGGCACTTTCCCCACTACCGGCGCACGCGCCCGGGAATCGCCGGGAGTCCTTCCTCCTCCATGCGCGAGGGAGATTGGAAACTGATGCATTTTTACGAGGACGATCATGTCGAGTTGTACGATCTCGCCTCCGATCCATCCGAAACCCATGACCTCGCGTCTCGTTTTCCGATGCGGGCGGCTGCGCTCCGCGCGCGCCTAGACTCCTGGCGAACTCAGGTGGGTGCGCAACCCCCGGTGCGCAAGTCGCGAGGGACGCTGCCCATGGACCGGTAG